Proteins from a single region of Mytilus trossulus isolate FHL-02 chromosome 2, PNRI_Mtr1.1.1.hap1, whole genome shotgun sequence:
- the LOC134706577 gene encoding 10 kDa heat shock protein, mitochondrial-like isoform X1 translates to MARAFKKFIPMFDRVLVERFAPELKTKSGLMIPEKAQGKIQHATVLAVGSGSKTNKGETLPMNVQVGDKVLLPEYGGTKIVLEDEDYFLFQEKDIIGKFES, encoded by the exons ATG GCACGTGCTTTCAAAAAATTTATACCCATGTTTGACAGAGTTCTGGTAGAGAGATTTGCTCCAGAATTGAAGACAAAAAGTGGCCTTATGATTCCAGAAAAAGCCCAGGGAAAAATTCAACATGCTACTGTATTAGCAGTTGGCAGTGGATCCAAAACAAAT aaggGAGAAACATTACCAATGAATGTACAAGTAGGAGACAAAGTTTTATTACCTGAATATGGTGGAACAAAAATTGTGTTAGAAGATGag gattACTTCttatttcaagaaaaagatATCATTGGAAAGTTCGAATCTTGA
- the LOC134706577 gene encoding 10 kDa heat shock protein, mitochondrial-like isoform X2 codes for MFDRVLVERFAPELKTKSGLMIPEKAQGKIQHATVLAVGSGSKTNKGETLPMNVQVGDKVLLPEYGGTKIVLEDEDYFLFQEKDIIGKFES; via the exons ATGTTTGACAGAGTTCTGGTAGAGAGATTTGCTCCAGAATTGAAGACAAAAAGTGGCCTTATGATTCCAGAAAAAGCCCAGGGAAAAATTCAACATGCTACTGTATTAGCAGTTGGCAGTGGATCCAAAACAAAT aaggGAGAAACATTACCAATGAATGTACAAGTAGGAGACAAAGTTTTATTACCTGAATATGGTGGAACAAAAATTGTGTTAGAAGATGag gattACTTCttatttcaagaaaaagatATCATTGGAAAGTTCGAATCTTGA